From the genome of Scytonema hofmannii PCC 7110, one region includes:
- a CDS encoding glycoside hydrolase family 13 protein: protein MQIQTPDWVKHAVFYQIFPDRFAKSKQLRKRLLRSASWEDWEAMPTLQGYKGGDLWGVMEQLDYLQDLGINAIYFTPIFQSASNHRYHTHDYYQVDPMLGGNPAFKELLDAAHQRNIKVVLDGVFNHSSRGFFFFHDVLENGPHSPWVDWFKIHDWPVSPYNGEYPANYEGWADNRALPVFNHDNPEVREYIMEIAEYWIKFGMDGWRLDVPFEVKTPGFWQEFRDRVKTINPDAYIVGEVWHDAREWLDGTQFDGVMNYLFAGPTIAFTAGDRVVLEQVQGRSYDPHPPLFAKEYAEKMQHLLQLYPWEIELTQLNLLASHDTARLLTIAGGDKPSIELATLLLLTFPGAPSIYYGDEVGLPGAIDPDSRRGFPLEANWDREILQTHRELIALRHSYPSLRTGEYRVLYARGELYIFARILGTEELIVAVNAGTAPTKGDVDTSSLSTQPNKLVYGTGEFEWNVESETKQLILNLPARSGCILGNS from the coding sequence ATGCAGATTCAAACACCAGATTGGGTTAAACACGCTGTTTTCTACCAAATCTTTCCAGATCGCTTTGCAAAAAGCAAACAACTCCGCAAACGATTGTTACGGAGTGCTAGTTGGGAAGATTGGGAAGCTATGCCAACACTCCAAGGTTACAAGGGAGGAGATTTATGGGGCGTGATGGAACAGTTAGACTACTTACAAGATCTGGGAATTAATGCCATTTACTTTACCCCTATCTTTCAATCTGCAAGCAATCACCGCTACCACACTCACGATTATTATCAGGTAGATCCCATGTTGGGAGGTAATCCTGCGTTTAAGGAATTGTTAGACGCCGCCCATCAGCGCAATATTAAAGTTGTGTTGGATGGGGTGTTCAATCACTCCAGTCGGGGATTTTTCTTTTTCCACGATGTTTTGGAAAATGGCCCTCATTCCCCTTGGGTTGATTGGTTCAAAATACATGATTGGCCCGTGTCTCCCTACAATGGCGAATATCCTGCTAACTATGAGGGTTGGGCTGATAACCGAGCATTGCCAGTATTTAACCATGATAACCCAGAAGTGCGGGAATATATTATGGAAATTGCCGAATATTGGATAAAATTTGGTATGGATGGCTGGCGGTTAGATGTGCCATTTGAGGTAAAAACTCCTGGCTTTTGGCAAGAATTCCGCGATCGCGTCAAAACAATTAATCCCGATGCTTATATTGTCGGTGAAGTCTGGCATGATGCCCGTGAATGGTTGGATGGGACTCAATTTGATGGAGTGATGAATTATTTGTTTGCAGGGCCAACAATTGCATTTACGGCAGGCGATCGCGTAGTGTTGGAACAAGTGCAAGGGCGTTCTTACGATCCCCATCCACCTTTGTTTGCCAAAGAGTATGCTGAAAAAATGCAGCACCTCCTGCAACTTTACCCTTGGGAAATTGAACTCACTCAATTGAATTTACTAGCCAGTCACGATACAGCACGATTGCTAACCATTGCGGGAGGAGATAAACCAAGCATTGAATTAGCAACTTTACTCTTACTCACCTTTCCTGGTGCGCCCAGTATTTACTACGGTGACGAAGTTGGTTTACCAGGGGCTATAGATCCAGACTCTCGCCGTGGTTTTCCTTTAGAAGCAAATTGGGACAGAGAAATTCTCCAAACGCATCGGGAACTGATAGCACTACGTCACTCTTATCCCAGCTTGCGTACTGGTGAATACAGAGTTCTTTATGCTCGAGGAGAACTTTACATCTTTGCGCGGATTTTAGGAACTGAGGAATTGATTGTTGCGGTTAATGCGGGTACTGCGCCAACAAAAGGCGATGTAGATACCAGCAGTTTAAGCACTCAACCAAACAAGCTTGTTTATGGTACTGGTGAGTTTGAGTGGAATGTAGAAAGCGAAACCAAGCAGCTTATCTTAAATCTTCCAGCACGTTCCGGTTGCATTCTTGGTAATTCGTAA
- a CDS encoding DNA-directed RNA polymerase subunit omega produces MLKRSKFETTQSQIMYRAEELISAASNRYRITVQVANRAKRRRYEDFDSADDAMMKPVLRAIIEMSDELTQPEIIGEV; encoded by the coding sequence ATGCTAAAGCGTTCCAAATTTGAGACAACTCAATCTCAGATTATGTACCGTGCTGAGGAGCTAATCAGTGCAGCCTCAAATCGCTACCGCATTACAGTTCAAGTGGCAAATCGCGCTAAGCGTCGGCGGTATGAGGACTTTGACAGTGCGGATGATGCCATGATGAAACCAGTACTTCGGGCAATTATTGAGATGTCTGATGAACTGACTCAACCAGAAATTATCGGCGAAGTGTAA
- a CDS encoding fasciclin domain-containing protein: MANLVETAIKAGNFSTLVKAVEAAGLVDILSSPGPFTVFAPTDEAFAKLPQGTLDSLLQNTQKLKRILTYHVASGDVRSDDLIQIDHAETLEGSIVGIQSAGGKVTVNDANVVKTDILTENGVIHVVDTVLIPALVASEL; this comes from the coding sequence ATGGCTAACCTTGTTGAAACTGCTATTAAAGCTGGAAATTTCAGCACATTGGTAAAAGCTGTTGAAGCGGCTGGACTAGTTGATATTCTTTCTAGTCCCGGACCCTTTACAGTATTTGCGCCTACTGATGAGGCATTTGCCAAGTTACCACAAGGAACTTTGGATTCATTGCTCCAAAATACCCAAAAGCTTAAGAGAATTTTAACTTATCATGTCGCCTCAGGCGACGTAAGGTCTGACGACTTGATTCAAATTGACCATGCAGAAACCTTAGAAGGGTCAATTGTGGGAATCCAGTCTGCTGGTGGTAAAGTCACAGTGAATGACGCCAATGTCGTTAAAACTGACATTCTTACTGAAAATGGAGTGATTCACGTTGTTGATACAGTATTGATTCCTGCATTGGTTGCAAGCGAATTATAA
- a CDS encoding ShlB/FhaC/HecB family hemolysin secretion/activation protein, whose translation MQRRKQHIVSTGCCKYISLATSVTVILSTFVCLSSTAFAQSAPPPGVTIPPDTPDTIERITPQPNESPSPLPQEPPAQPPKPSLETPPTQESPDVTFPQGTRIPIKKIEVLGSTVLQDHIQELIEPLEKKGEATFEELLQLRAAITQVYIDKGYITSGAFLPNNQDISRGVITIQVVEGELENIELSGLNRLKTGYVRSRLRRATSKPLNQKRLEEALQLLQLDPLISRVNAELTAGSTPGKNILQVQIQEAAAFHAGVFIDNTQSPSIGSLQGGVFIAHDNVLGFGDRFNAEYGKTEGLNLYDINYTIPINSLNGTIGFRYSNTDSRIIEDPFEELDIKSETQTYSLNVRQPLYRSPTSEFALGLSLDLRRNQTFILDDFPYSFSEGPENGKSKVTVIRFSQDWVNRNAKRVLAARSQFSLGIGAFDATNNDTGTDGQFFSWLGQFQWVQRLSPRALLLARLNAQLTGDSLLSLEKLSIGGFDTVRGYRQNQLVADNGVTGSLEVRFPPISSYTALQLAPFFDIGTTWNNRGENPDPQTIASLGLGLIWQPTRSLYLRLDYGVPLIDIDNQGDSLQDQGLYFSLRYQPF comes from the coding sequence ATGCAAAGACGAAAACAGCACATTGTGAGCACTGGCTGTTGCAAATATATAAGTTTGGCAACATCCGTTACCGTAATTCTTTCTACTTTTGTTTGCTTATCTTCCACTGCATTTGCTCAATCTGCACCGCCACCAGGAGTGACGATTCCTCCAGACACACCTGATACGATTGAGCGCATAACTCCTCAACCAAATGAATCACCGAGTCCTCTTCCTCAAGAACCCCCAGCACAACCACCAAAACCCAGTCTTGAAACTCCTCCCACTCAAGAATCACCTGATGTCACATTTCCGCAAGGGACTCGCATTCCAATTAAGAAAATAGAGGTACTGGGAAGTACAGTTTTGCAAGACCACATTCAAGAATTAATCGAACCTTTGGAAAAGAAGGGAGAAGCAACTTTTGAAGAATTACTCCAACTCCGTGCTGCAATTACTCAAGTTTATATAGACAAAGGATATATTACAAGTGGTGCGTTTTTGCCAAACAATCAAGATATTAGCCGTGGAGTGATAACAATTCAAGTTGTTGAGGGAGAGTTAGAAAATATTGAACTAAGTGGATTAAACAGGTTAAAAACAGGGTATGTGCGATCGCGCTTGCGAAGAGCAACCTCAAAGCCATTAAACCAGAAGCGTTTGGAAGAAGCACTACAACTTCTACAACTCGATCCTCTCATCAGTCGGGTGAATGCAGAGCTAACAGCAGGTAGCACCCCCGGTAAGAATATCTTACAAGTGCAAATACAAGAAGCAGCAGCCTTTCACGCTGGAGTCTTTATAGATAACACTCAATCCCCCAGTATTGGTTCCCTACAAGGTGGCGTTTTTATTGCCCATGATAATGTACTCGGTTTTGGCGATCGCTTCAATGCTGAATATGGTAAAACCGAAGGTCTGAATCTATACGATATTAACTATACTATCCCGATTAATTCCCTAAATGGTACTATTGGATTTCGATATAGCAATACTGACAGCCGCATTATTGAAGATCCATTTGAAGAACTAGATATTAAAAGTGAGACACAGACCTATTCTCTGAATGTTCGTCAACCTTTATACAGATCTCCAACCTCCGAATTTGCTCTTGGTCTATCCTTAGACTTGCGTCGAAACCAAACTTTTATACTTGATGATTTTCCCTATTCCTTTTCAGAAGGGCCAGAAAATGGTAAATCAAAAGTAACAGTCATTCGCTTTTCTCAAGATTGGGTAAATCGTAACGCCAAGAGAGTGTTAGCCGCTCGTTCTCAGTTTAGCCTAGGTATAGGCGCTTTTGATGCAACAAATAACGATACGGGTACTGATGGGCAATTCTTTTCCTGGTTGGGACAGTTTCAGTGGGTACAAAGGCTGTCGCCGAGAGCTTTATTACTAGCACGGCTGAACGCACAATTGACTGGAGACTCATTACTCTCTCTAGAAAAATTAAGTATTGGTGGATTCGATACAGTGAGAGGATATCGTCAGAATCAACTTGTTGCGGACAACGGTGTAACAGGTTCACTAGAAGTTCGTTTTCCCCCAATATCTAGCTACACTGCATTGCAGTTAGCACCCTTTTTCGATATTGGTACAACTTGGAACAATCGAGGAGAGAATCCCGATCCACAGACAATTGCTAGTTTGGGTTTAGGGTTAATTTGGCAACCTACTCGGAGTTTATATTTACGTTTAGACTATGGAGTCCCTTTAATAGATATTGATAACCAAGGAGACTCACTGCAAGATCAGGGGCTTTACTTTTCTCTACGGTATCAGCCGTTTTGA